In the genome of Massilia sp. PAMC28688, one region contains:
- a CDS encoding PolC-type DNA polymerase III produces MFEKPIVMLDFETTGLSPVMGDRITEVAALRIVDGVVRERYVSLINCNARIPYFITQLTGISQDMVDNAPPVSRVVPELLDFIGSDTLSAHNASFDEKFLKAEAARLSLSPRHASLVCSLKLSRRVFPGMSSYKLGLLSGQLGIAFRSAAHRAESDAEVAAQVLIHIGRHLGTTYTLGRPVTPDLLLSLNKLSAAKVPAFLQKYAETNNATQES; encoded by the coding sequence GTGTTCGAAAAACCGATTGTCATGCTCGACTTTGAAACAACCGGTCTGTCGCCCGTGATGGGCGATCGCATCACCGAGGTCGCCGCCCTGCGCATTGTCGACGGCGTGGTGCGCGAGCGCTATGTGTCTTTGATTAATTGCAACGCGCGCATTCCCTATTTCATCACCCAGCTGACGGGTATCTCGCAGGACATGGTGGACAATGCGCCGCCCGTATCGCGGGTGGTGCCCGAGCTGCTCGACTTCATCGGGAGCGACACCTTGTCCGCCCATAACGCCAGCTTCGATGAAAAATTCCTGAAGGCCGAAGCGGCTCGCCTGTCCCTGTCGCCCCGCCACGCAAGCCTTGTGTGTTCGCTCAAGCTGTCGCGCCGGGTGTTTCCCGGCATGTCCAGCTACAAGCTGGGGCTGCTGTCGGGCCAGCTGGGAATTGCCTTCCGTAGCGCCGCCCACCGCGCCGAGTCCGATGCGGAAGTGGCGGCGCAAGTGCTGATCCACATCGGCCGCCACCTGGGGACCACCTATACCCTGGGCAGGCCGGTCACGCCCGATTTGCTATTGTCGCTCAATAAATTGAGCGCAGCCAAAGTCCCGGCCTTCCTGCAGAAATATGCGGAAACAAATAATGCGACACAGGAAAGCTAA
- a CDS encoding TonB-dependent receptor produces the protein MNFQRTVFTSAILSALSTLAVAQTTASTESDVVPRIVVTATPFGQTETDQILAPAKILAGDELRDKLGATLGETLSQELGVSASAFGAGASRPIIRGLEGTRVKMLENGMAVSDVSGLSNDHAVSADGATARQIEILRGPAALLYGSGAIGGLVNVVNERIPNALEGGIGGQAEVRYSTVDKGRNGSASVDGSVGNIGFHVDGNVRRTDDYKIPGERILGGDTGGDMGAERRLPRSFIEQDTAGAGASVVGAWGHAGASVSVLDQFYGIPSLEGARIDMSQTRYDTDVLFKSPMSTLEAVHFKLGYTDYHHEEINDEDEPEIRYENRALESRLEATHKPVAGWHGTFGVQTEHANFSGKATEGGPDTVPVTRSTSVAVFLVEERNFGVVRLNAGVRGENVKRRPETGPERDFSLASYSVGAMVPLAPGYSAGATVSVAQRAPTTEELYSAGPHEATETFDIGNSAFRKETSRNLELTAQKTTGLVQWKGNLFYNQVKDFIYGNINGNLLDEEGNPGDELRERIFEQADATIRGAEAELTYNASGMGVTGRLFADTSRGKLDNGGNLPLQAATRVGADLGYRTARLRTGLSVMRALRQDRLATFEEEATPGYTQVNANLSYTQPFGGQDVTWFVLAKNLLNEDIRLSTSVLKSITPLPGRSLVFGARTKF, from the coding sequence ATGAATTTCCAGCGTACCGTTTTTACCAGCGCCATCCTGTCGGCGCTGTCGACCCTTGCCGTGGCCCAGACCACCGCGTCCACCGAGTCTGACGTCGTTCCCAGGATCGTGGTCACTGCCACGCCGTTTGGCCAGACGGAAACCGACCAGATCCTGGCCCCGGCCAAGATCCTGGCCGGCGACGAGCTGCGCGACAAGCTGGGCGCCACCCTCGGTGAAACGCTGTCGCAGGAACTGGGCGTATCGGCTTCGGCCTTCGGCGCCGGTGCCTCGCGCCCCATCATCCGCGGCCTGGAAGGCACGCGCGTGAAAATGCTGGAAAATGGCATGGCGGTGTCGGATGTGTCCGGTCTGTCCAATGACCATGCCGTCTCGGCCGATGGCGCCACCGCGCGCCAGATTGAAATCCTGCGCGGTCCGGCCGCGCTGCTGTATGGCTCCGGCGCCATTGGCGGCCTGGTCAACGTGGTCAACGAGCGCATCCCCAATGCCCTGGAAGGCGGCATCGGCGGCCAGGCTGAAGTGCGCTACAGCACGGTCGACAAGGGCCGCAATGGCTCGGCCTCGGTCGATGGCTCGGTGGGCAATATCGGCTTTCATGTCGATGGCAATGTGCGCCGTACCGATGACTACAAGATCCCCGGCGAGCGCATCTTAGGCGGGGACACGGGCGGGGACATGGGCGCTGAGCGGCGCCTGCCGCGCTCCTTTATCGAACAGGACACGGCCGGGGCCGGTGCCTCCGTGGTCGGTGCCTGGGGCCACGCCGGCGCGTCCGTGTCGGTGCTCGACCAGTTCTATGGCATTCCCAGCCTGGAAGGGGCGCGCATTGACATGTCGCAGACCCGCTATGACACCGATGTCCTGTTCAAGTCGCCTATGTCGACCCTGGAAGCGGTGCATTTCAAGCTGGGCTACACCGACTACCATCACGAAGAAATCAACGACGAAGACGAACCGGAAATCCGCTACGAAAACCGGGCGCTCGAGTCGCGCCTGGAAGCGACCCACAAGCCTGTTGCCGGATGGCACGGCACCTTTGGCGTGCAGACCGAGCATGCCAATTTTTCGGGCAAGGCCACCGAAGGGGGGCCAGACACAGTGCCGGTCACCCGTTCCACGTCGGTAGCCGTCTTCCTGGTCGAAGAACGCAACTTCGGCGTAGTGCGCCTGAACGCCGGTGTACGCGGAGAAAACGTGAAGCGCCGCCCGGAAACGGGACCGGAGCGCGACTTCAGCCTGGCCTCGTACTCCGTGGGCGCCATGGTTCCGCTCGCGCCCGGCTACAGCGCCGGCGCCACGGTGTCGGTGGCCCAGCGTGCCCCGACCACCGAGGAGCTGTATTCGGCCGGCCCGCATGAAGCGACCGAAACCTTCGACATCGGCAACAGCGCTTTTCGCAAGGAGACGTCGCGCAATCTGGAACTGACGGCGCAAAAGACGACCGGCCTGGTGCAATGGAAGGGCAACCTGTTCTACAACCAGGTCAAGGATTTCATTTACGGAAATATCAACGGCAATCTGCTGGACGAAGAAGGCAACCCCGGCGACGAACTGCGCGAACGCATCTTCGAGCAGGCCGATGCCACCATCCGGGGCGCCGAAGCCGAGCTGACCTACAATGCCTCCGGCATGGGCGTCACCGGGCGCCTGTTCGCCGACACCTCGCGCGGCAAGCTCGACAACGGCGGCAACCTGCCGCTGCAGGCTGCCACCCGGGTCGGGGCCGACCTTGGCTACCGCACGGCGCGCCTGCGCACCGGCCTGTCGGTCATGCGCGCGCTGCGCCAGGACCGCCTGGCCACGTTCGAGGAAGAAGCCACTCCCGGCTACACCCAGGTCAACGCCAACCTGTCCTACACCCAGCCCTTTGGCGGTCAGGATGTGACGTGGTTCGTGCTGGCCAAGAACCTGCTGAACGAGGATATCCGCCTGTCGACTTCGGTACTGAAGTCGATCACGCCGCTGCCGGGACGCAGCCTCGTGTTTGGTGCGCGCACCAAGTTCTGA
- a CDS encoding Hsp70 family protein, with protein MAQACGVDFGTSNSTVGYIDSRATGAVGSSLLALEDGKATLPSVVFFNADDDEVSYGRAALAGYLAGYEGRLMRSLKSLLGTSLIDGQTEVAGRSLPFRLLLQQFIGEVKRRAERQAGQEFSCAVFGRPVFFIDDSAAADKLAEDTLAGIAHAVGFKEVSFQFEPIAAAFDYESQIAREELVLIADIGGGTSDFSLVRLSPDRAARAERRDDILATGGVHIGGTDFDKYLSLTSVMPLLGYQTLMNNDSAIPSGYYFNLATWHTINQAYTKKTWTQLADVVRDAREPAKLGRLQRLIEAREGHWLAMKVEEAKIALSDADAIELMLDRLSPPETLTIARPAFEHAIGHLVDQIDQTVLKLLADAGVGRGGVDTVFFTGGSSGVGMLRERIGALLPNARKVEGDLFGSIGAGLALDAVRKYG; from the coding sequence ATGGCACAGGCTTGCGGCGTCGACTTCGGCACGTCAAACTCCACGGTTGGTTATATTGATTCGCGCGCCACCGGCGCCGTGGGTTCGTCCCTGCTCGCGCTGGAAGACGGCAAGGCGACTCTGCCGTCGGTTGTGTTCTTCAATGCCGATGACGATGAAGTGAGCTACGGTCGCGCCGCGCTGGCCGGCTATCTGGCAGGTTACGAGGGGCGCCTGATGCGCTCGCTCAAGAGCCTGCTCGGCACCAGCCTGATCGATGGCCAGACCGAGGTGGCGGGGCGTTCGCTGCCGTTTCGCCTGCTGCTGCAGCAGTTCATTGGCGAAGTCAAGCGGCGTGCCGAGCGCCAGGCCGGGCAGGAGTTTTCATGCGCTGTCTTCGGCCGCCCCGTGTTTTTTATCGACGACAGCGCTGCGGCCGATAAGCTGGCCGAAGATACCCTGGCCGGGATCGCCCATGCGGTCGGCTTCAAGGAGGTGTCCTTCCAGTTCGAGCCGATTGCCGCCGCGTTTGACTACGAGTCTCAGATCGCGCGCGAAGAACTGGTCTTGATCGCCGACATTGGCGGCGGTACCTCGGACTTTTCCCTGGTCAGGCTGTCTCCCGACAGGGCGGCCAGGGCCGAGCGGCGCGACGATATCCTGGCCACCGGCGGCGTCCACATCGGCGGTACCGACTTTGACAAGTACCTGAGCCTGACGTCGGTCATGCCGCTACTCGGTTACCAGACGTTGATGAATAATGACAGCGCGATCCCGTCGGGTTATTACTTCAACCTGGCCACCTGGCACACCATCAACCAGGCCTACACCAAAAAGACCTGGACCCAGCTGGCCGACGTGGTGCGCGACGCGCGCGAACCGGCCAAGCTTGGCCGTCTGCAGCGCCTGATCGAAGCGCGTGAAGGCCATTGGCTGGCGATGAAGGTGGAAGAAGCCAAGATCGCGCTGTCGGACGCTGATGCCATCGAGCTCATGCTCGACCGCCTGAGCCCTCCGGAAACCCTCACCATTGCCCGTCCCGCGTTCGAGCACGCGATCGGCCATCTGGTGGACCAGATTGACCAGACGGTACTCAAGCTGCTGGCCGACGCGGGCGTGGGGCGGGGCGGCGTCGATACGGTGTTTTTTACGGGCGGATCAAGCGGGGTGGGCATGCTGCGCGAGCGCATTGGCGCGCTGCTGCCCAATGCGCGCAAGGTCGAAGGCGACCTGTTCGGCAGTATCGGGGCCGGCCTCGCACTCGACGCCGTGCGCAAATACGGCTAG
- a CDS encoding tetratricopeptide repeat protein gives MNRQNTSRENYQTYVWFRQAAERGDAYAQFNLGLMYKKGDCIERDYVHAFKWLRQAALQGLAFAQNHLGALYYNGRGVCRSDVEAAYWFRHAAEQGDPSAQQNLGQMYKKGRGLEQSHELALAWFYRAAEQGSPSAQTLLAECYLTGHGAPVNYPLAMAWFRKAAVQGDAPAQLALGLMYKRGQGVDASDSQALCWFRQAAAQGNAAAQRQLGIAYAEGAGVRTDALRALAWLQRAAEQGDRDAQFSLGVMLANGQGVDKDEARALSWYLRAAEQQHVMAQYNLGSMYANGRGVARDELRALEWYRRAAEQGAPNAQFNLGVIYATGQGVPRDEAKAARWYRIAAEQGDASAQNNLGVMYANGQGLPQDDAMAVFWYAQAAEQGHALAQYNLGGMYGSGRGVPRDAVRSYMWMLLAAEAGDETAGANKSIVARRLTPTEIGCALDMSRQWQLSHQAAAGPVSNRPATD, from the coding sequence ATGAACCGCCAGAATACATCGCGCGAGAACTATCAGACATACGTGTGGTTCCGCCAGGCAGCTGAGCGCGGAGACGCTTACGCCCAGTTCAACCTCGGGCTCATGTACAAGAAAGGCGACTGCATCGAACGCGATTATGTGCACGCCTTCAAGTGGCTGCGCCAGGCGGCCTTGCAGGGACTGGCGTTCGCGCAGAACCACCTGGGGGCGCTGTACTACAACGGGCGCGGCGTGTGCCGCAGCGACGTCGAGGCTGCTTACTGGTTCCGCCATGCGGCCGAACAGGGCGATCCCTCGGCCCAGCAAAACCTGGGGCAGATGTACAAGAAGGGCCGCGGCCTGGAACAGAGTCACGAGCTGGCCCTGGCCTGGTTTTACCGCGCGGCCGAGCAGGGTTCGCCCAGCGCCCAGACCTTGCTGGCCGAATGCTATCTCACCGGGCATGGCGCGCCGGTCAATTATCCGCTGGCCATGGCCTGGTTCCGCAAGGCGGCAGTGCAGGGCGATGCGCCGGCCCAGCTGGCATTGGGGCTGATGTACAAGCGCGGGCAGGGCGTTGACGCCAGCGATTCCCAGGCCCTGTGCTGGTTCCGCCAGGCCGCAGCCCAGGGCAATGCGGCGGCCCAGCGCCAGCTGGGCATTGCCTATGCGGAAGGCGCGGGCGTGCGCACCGATGCCTTGCGCGCGCTGGCCTGGCTGCAGCGCGCCGCCGAGCAGGGCGATCGCGATGCCCAGTTCAGCCTCGGTGTCATGCTGGCCAACGGCCAGGGCGTGGACAAGGATGAAGCGCGCGCACTGTCATGGTATCTGCGCGCGGCCGAACAGCAGCACGTCATGGCCCAGTACAACCTGGGCAGCATGTATGCCAACGGGCGCGGCGTGGCGCGCGACGAGCTGCGCGCGCTGGAATGGTACCGCCGCGCGGCCGAACAGGGCGCGCCCAACGCCCAGTTCAACCTGGGCGTCATCTACGCCACCGGCCAGGGGGTGCCCAGGGACGAAGCGAAGGCGGCGCGCTGGTACCGTATCGCCGCCGAACAGGGCGACGCCAGCGCCCAGAACAACCTGGGCGTCATGTATGCCAACGGCCAAGGATTGCCCCAGGACGATGCGATGGCCGTATTCTGGTACGCCCAGGCAGCCGAGCAGGGCCATGCCCTGGCCCAGTACAATCTCGGCGGCATGTACGGCAGCGGGCGCGGCGTGCCGCGCGATGCGGTCCGCTCCTACATGTGGATGCTGCTGGCAGCGGAGGCGGGGGACGAAACGGCTGGCGCCAACAAGAGCATCGTGGCGCGCCGCCTCACCCCCACCGAAATCGGCTGCGCCCTCGACATGTCGCGCCAGTGGCAGCTGAGCCACCAGGCCGCTGCGGGTCCTGTGTCCAACAGGCCCGCCACGGATTAG
- a CDS encoding prolyl oligopeptidase family protein → MQMKLVPLVASLLAALGANAMAQTCPATGPELTYPVTKTVAQQDVYHGTSIADPYRWLEDANSAETQAWVEAQNKVTQSYLGQIPEREAIKARLTKLWNFERYGVPYKESGRYFYSRNDGLQNQSVLYTMKSLSDTPRVLLDPNTLAADGTVALSGTSVSPDGKYLAYGTAASGSDWNEWKVRDIDTGKDLEDHIKWVKFSGTSWTPDGKGFFYSRYDEPKESEKLSGVTYFQKVFYHKIGTPQSADTLVYDRPDEKEWGFSAKVTDDGKYLLITATKGTAPKYRIFYKDLTKPDAKVLPLIDQFEAAYDFIDNDGPVFYFKTDRKAARSRVVAIDTRKPAEANWKQIIPESAQTLANVSLLNNQFVAEYLADARSMVKVFDLKGKMVREVKLPGIGSAGGFYGKRDDRETFYSYTSFTTPTTIYRLDLKTGASTVFRKPKVDFDPSQYETRQQFYTSRDGTRVPMFIVSKKGIKMDGSNPTYLYGYGGFNVSLTPGFSTANVAWMEMGGVYVVANLRGGGEYGEAWHAAGTKLQKQNVFDDFIGAAEWLVANKVTSPSKLAIGGGSNGGLLVGAAMTQRPELFGAAIPQVGVLDMLRFHKFTIGWAWTSDYGSADNPEEFKALVKYSPLHNLKKGSCYPATMITTADHDDRVVPAHSFKFAAAAQAAQAAGGAPILIRIDVKAGHGAGKPTAKVIEEAADRWGFLSRALGMSQPAKVASK, encoded by the coding sequence ATGCAGATGAAGCTCGTCCCCCTGGTTGCCAGCCTGCTCGCCGCGCTTGGCGCGAACGCGATGGCGCAAACCTGTCCCGCCACCGGCCCCGAACTGACCTACCCGGTCACCAAGACCGTGGCGCAGCAGGATGTCTATCACGGCACCAGCATCGCCGACCCGTACCGCTGGCTGGAAGACGCCAACAGCGCCGAAACCCAGGCCTGGGTCGAGGCCCAGAACAAGGTCACCCAGAGCTACCTGGGCCAGATCCCCGAGCGCGAAGCGATCAAGGCGCGCCTGACCAAGCTGTGGAATTTCGAGCGCTACGGCGTGCCATACAAGGAAAGCGGCCGCTATTTCTACAGCCGCAACGACGGCCTGCAGAACCAGTCGGTCCTGTACACCATGAAGTCGCTGTCGGACACGCCGCGCGTGCTGCTCGACCCGAACACCCTGGCCGCCGACGGCACCGTGGCCCTGTCGGGCACCTCCGTCAGCCCGGACGGCAAATACCTGGCCTATGGCACCGCAGCTTCCGGCTCCGACTGGAACGAATGGAAGGTGCGCGACATCGATACCGGCAAGGACCTGGAAGACCACATCAAGTGGGTCAAGTTCTCAGGCACGTCCTGGACCCCGGACGGCAAGGGCTTCTTCTACAGCCGCTACGACGAACCGAAGGAATCGGAAAAGCTCTCGGGCGTGACCTATTTCCAGAAGGTCTTCTATCACAAGATCGGCACCCCGCAAAGCGCCGACACGCTGGTGTATGACCGTCCGGACGAAAAGGAATGGGGCTTTAGCGCCAAGGTGACGGACGACGGCAAGTACCTGCTCATTACGGCCACCAAGGGCACCGCCCCCAAGTACCGCATATTCTATAAAGACCTGACCAAGCCGGACGCCAAGGTCTTGCCGCTGATCGACCAGTTCGAGGCGGCCTACGACTTCATCGACAATGACGGTCCCGTTTTCTACTTCAAGACCGACCGCAAGGCTGCCCGCTCGCGCGTGGTGGCGATTGACACCCGCAAGCCTGCAGAAGCGAACTGGAAGCAGATCATTCCGGAATCGGCCCAGACGCTGGCCAATGTCAGCCTGCTCAACAACCAGTTCGTGGCCGAGTACCTGGCCGATGCGCGCAGCATGGTCAAGGTGTTCGACTTGAAGGGCAAGATGGTACGGGAGGTGAAACTGCCCGGCATCGGTTCGGCCGGCGGCTTTTACGGCAAGCGCGATGACCGCGAAACCTTTTATTCGTACACCAGCTTTACCACTCCGACCACGATCTATCGCCTCGACCTGAAAACCGGCGCCAGCACCGTGTTCCGCAAGCCGAAGGTGGACTTCGATCCATCCCAGTACGAGACGCGCCAGCAGTTCTACACCAGCCGTGACGGTACCAGGGTGCCAATGTTCATCGTGTCCAAGAAGGGCATCAAGATGGACGGCTCCAACCCGACCTACCTGTATGGCTACGGCGGCTTCAATGTCTCGCTGACCCCTGGCTTTTCGACCGCCAACGTGGCGTGGATGGAGATGGGCGGCGTCTACGTGGTGGCCAACCTGCGCGGCGGCGGCGAATACGGCGAAGCGTGGCACGCTGCAGGCACCAAGCTGCAAAAGCAAAACGTGTTCGACGACTTTATTGGCGCGGCCGAATGGCTGGTGGCCAACAAGGTGACCTCGCCGTCCAAGCTTGCCATCGGCGGCGGCAGCAATGGCGGCCTGCTGGTGGGTGCGGCCATGACCCAGCGTCCGGAACTGTTCGGCGCGGCCATTCCCCAGGTGGGCGTGCTCGATATGCTGCGCTTCCACAAATTTACCATCGGCTGGGCATGGACCTCCGACTACGGTTCGGCCGACAATCCGGAAGAGTTCAAGGCGCTCGTCAAGTACTCGCCACTGCATAACCTGAAGAAGGGTTCCTGCTATCCGGCCACCATGATCACCACCGCCGATCATGATGACCGCGTGGTGCCTGCGCACAGCTTCAAGTTTGCCGCCGCTGCCCAGGCAGCCCAGGCAGCGGGTGGCGCGCCGATCCTGATCCGCATCGACGTCAAGGCTGGCCACGGTGCCGGCAAGCCGACAGCCAAGGTGATCGAAGAGGCGGCAGACCGCTGGGGTTTCCTGAGCCGCGCGCTGGGGATGAGCCAGCCGGCCAAGGTAGCGAGCAAGTAA